Part of the Desulfonatronum sp. SC1 genome is shown below.
TCGATGGCCGCGCCCGCGGTCTCGCTGAGTACCAGTACTCCCTGGTCGTCGGTCTTGGCCGCGATATATTCCTTGGCGATCAGGTTCATTCCGTCGCGTAGCGGGGTAACCAGGGCCACGTCGCTGATGTCATAGAGCATAGTCAGCTCGCGCAACGGGTAGGCCGTGTACTGGTAGATGATCGGGGACCAGGACAGCTTGCCGAACCGGCCGTTGATTGCTCCTACGAACTCGTCGATCTGCTTTTTCATCTCCTGGTACTTGCCCACTCCGGTCCGGGATGGGACCACCACCAGCATCAGGACGACCCGCTCATGCCACTCCGGGTAGAGTTCCAGGAATTTCTCGTATCCTTTCAGCCTGTTGGCGATGCCCTTGCTGTAGTCCAGACGGTCGATGGAGAGCATGATCTTGGCCGATCCCAGGGAGGTGCGCAGCTCGCTTTTTTCGTCTTGGGTGCGTTGGTCTTGTGCGGCCTGGGCGTATTTATGATAGTCGATGCCCATGGGAAAGGTGTCCACCTTGACCAGCCGGTCCCCGACCATGATTTTGCCCAAGTGGTGGTCCAGCCCTAGAATGGCCGAGACGCTGTGCAGGAAATGCTGGGAATAGTCGTAGGTGTGAAAGCCGATCAGATCCGAGCCCAAAAGACCCTGCAGTAAGCGGGTGCGCCAGATGCTGGGCAGGAGGCGGAATATCTCATAGGACGGGAAGGGGATGTGCAGGAAGAAGCCGCTGGTCACGTCCGGCCTGCTGGTGCGGATCATCTCCGGCAGGAGCATGATCTGGTAGTCATGCACCCAGACCACGTCGTCCGGTTCCAGGATGGACTCCACGGTCTGGCGGAAAATGTCGTTGACCTGGACGTAGCTGTCCCAGGACGCCTCGTCGAATGCGACATAGGACGGGAAATAGTGGAACAGGGGCCAGAGGGTGGAGTTGCAGAACCCGAGGTAGAAGCTGTCCATCTGGCCCGGGGTCACGTTGACCGGGCAGATTCGGAACTTGCCCATAATCCGGGAGGAGAAGTCGAACCGACTCGGGTCGTCCAAATACATCCCCGGCCAGCCAACCCATAGCGGATCTCCGCTGAACGGCGAATTTTGGTCCAGGGAGTCCAGGTAGGAATTCAACCCCGTGGCCAGTCCGCCCACTGATTCCTTGGCGACGATCCTGCCGTCCTCTTCCACTAGATTGATGGGCAGTCGATTAGAGACGATGACGAGACGCATGGTTGCTCCTTGGAAATGCCGTGATATTGGGACCGGAGCCGGAGGCTCCGCTTGAGTGTTGTCACATAACGTTGACTCAGGAAAGCAGTGGATGTCAAATGTGCAATCCAATCAAGCTGTGGGCCTGATGAGCTTGGTGTAAAAAGTCTATTGCACCAAGCAGCGGTCAGTGGCGAGTTGCTAGAGATTAGTAAAAACAACATGTTGCATGAAGTCCACGAGGAGAGTGATTTGTCTCTAAGGCTTTTTACACGGACCATCCATGATGGGCCTTTTGACGAAGCAGGGAGCGCCGGACGCCTCTTAGGTTTCCGATGAAGGAAGCCATTTTTTGTTCTTTACACCGACAATACCCCAGGCTATGTTCAATATTTTTCTTTGCGCAAGAGTTGCTTCCGACCTGTGTTCATCGTCCGGACCGGGTCATGGAGTTTGTTCATCTTGAATCCCCCGCGAGAGTTTGGCGGGGCTCGTGAGGGCGTGATGGCTCGACATTTTTTGCAAATAACCGATTTGAAACGTTCCGAGTCCTGGAACATGCTGGCCAGGGCCAAGGAGATCAAAGCCTCCAATTGGCGTTCGTCCCTGCTTGATGGCAAGACGCTGATCCTGCTGTTCGAAAAGGCCTCCACCCGGACACGGATTTCCTTTGAAGTGGCCATCCGGGCACTGGGCGGCGACGTGTTGTTCATGACTAATAAGGACTCCCAGCTCGGTCGGAACGAACCTTTGCGGGACACGGCACGGGTTTTCGGCCGCTACGTCCAGGGCGTGGTGGTGCGGACTTTTGCCCAGGAAGTGCTTGAAGAACTGGCCTCGGCGGGCGGGATCCCGGTGATCAACGCTTTGACCGACCTGCATCACCCCTGCCAAGTGATGAGCGACATGCTGACCATTTTCGAACAGACCCCGGACATCCCGAGCCTGAAAATCGCCTGGGTGGGCGACGGGAACAACATGGCCAACTCCTGGCTGCACGCGGCCATGCATTTTTCTTTTGCGCTGCATCTGGCCGTGCCCCCGGGATACGAGCCGGATCCCGAGGTTTTGCAACAAGCCCGCGAGAACGGGGCTAACGTGGTGGTGACCAACGATCCCAAGGAAGCCGTGAACGAAGCCCACTACGTGAACACCGACGTCTGGGCTTCCATGGGCCAAGAGGACGCGGCGGAGGAACGGCGGGAGATTTTCGCGCCCTTTCAGGTCAATTCCCGGCTTCTGGCCCTGGCTCGGCCGGACTGCAAGGTCCTGCACTGCCTCCCGGCCAAACGCGGAGAGGAGATAACCGACCAGGTCATGGAGGGCGAGGCCTCCCTGGTCTGGGATCAGGCCGAGAACCGGCTGCATATGCAGAAGGCTTTGTTGGAATGGGTTTTTAGTGAACAGAGCTAACGAGAACATTACGGACGGGATGGGTGCGAGGCGATGAGTCAAAATATTGAAAAGGTCGTACTGGCCTACTCCGGCGGTCTGGATACGTCGGTGATTTTGAAATGGATCAAGGAAAACTACTCCTGCGAAGTGATCGCTTTTACCGCGGACCTGGGCCAGGGGGAGGATCTCTCCGGCGTGGAACGCCGGGCACTGGAAACCGGCGCGACCAAGGCCTATGTCGAGGATTTGCGCGAAGAGTTCGCCAAGGATTTCATCTTTCCGATGATGCGGGCCAACGCGGTGTACGAGGGCCGGTATTTACTGGGCACCTCCATCGCCCGACCCTTGATCGCCAAGCGAATGGTGGAGATCGCCCGGGCCGAGGGCGCTCAGGCCATTGCCCACGGGGCCACGGGCAAGGGCAACGACCAGGTGCGGTTCGAACTGACCGCCGCGGCACTGGACAAAACCCTGAAGACCATCGCTCCTTGGCGAGAGTGGGATCTGCGTTCGCGTACGGACTGCGTCGAATACGCCCAAAAACACGGCATTCCCGTGACCGTAACCAAAGACAAGCCCTATTCCTGCGACGGAAATCTGCTGCACCTTTCTTTTGAAGGGGGCGAACTGGAAGACCCCTGGGCCGAGCCCGGGCCGCACACGTACATGATGTGCGTCCCGCCGGAACAGGCACCGGACCGGCCGGAGATCGCAACCATCGAATTCGAGGGCGGAGATCCCGTGGCCCTCAACGGCCAGGCCATGAGTCCGGCGACGATCATGGCCGAGCTGAACGCTCTGGGCGGACGGCACGGTATTGGTCGCCTGGATATGGTGGAGAGCCGTTTCGTGGGCATGAAGTCCCGCGGGGTCTACGAAACCCCGGGAGGGACGATTCTTCAAACCGCCCACCGGGATCTGGAAGGCCTGACCTTGGACCGGGAAACCATGCGCCTGCGCGATCAATTGATCCCGCAGTATGCGGCCATGGTCTACAACGGGTTCTGGTTCGCTCCGGAGCGAGAAGCCCTGCAAGCCTTCATCGACAAGACCCAGGAACGGGTGCGGGGCACGGTGCGGCTGAAACTGTACAAGGGATCGGTCTCGGTGCTGGGCCGCAAGTCGGACGTTTCTCTGTATAACCCGGAACTGGCCACTTTTGAGCAAGACATGGTCTACGACCAAGCCGACGCGGCGGGGTTCATCCGGTTGAACGCCCTGCGGCTGCGAGCCTGGAATCAGTAATGTCCGGAAAAGAATCCACCGGCAAACTCTGGGGCGGACGGTTCGAGGCGGCCACGAACCGGCTCGTGGAGCATTACACGGCTTCGGTCGGGGTGGATCGCCGCCTAGCCATGCAGGACATTCGAGGCTCCATGGCCCATGCCCGGATGCTGGGCAGGCAGGGCGTTTTGCGAGCCGAGGACGTGGACGCCATTCTGGAGGGGCTGCGGCGGGTCGAAGCCGAGGTCGCGGATGGAACCTTCGTCTGGAAAGACGAACTGGAAGACGTCCACATGAACATCGAGGCCCGGTTGACCGAGCTGATCGGCGAAGCCGGCAAGCGGTTGCACACCGGACGCAGCCGCAACGACCAGGTGGCCCTGGACTTCCGGTTGCATGTGGACGAGGCCCTGGCGCAGTGGCAGATATACCTGGGCGAATTGATCCACGTACTGGCCAGCCGGGCCGAGGAGCACGTCCGGACCCTGCTGCCCGGCTGCACCCATTTGCAGCCGGCCCAGCCGGTCAGCCTGGCCCAGCACCTACTGGCCTACGCCTGGATGTGTCGCCGGGACTTCGACCGGGTCGCCGACGCCCGCAAGCGGGTCCGGGTCAGCCCGTTGGGAGCCGCGGCCCTGGCCGGAACCACCTATCCCATTGACCCGGAAATGGTCGCCCGGGAAGTGGGGTTTCCCGAAATTTTCGCCAACAGCATGGACGCGGTGGCGGACCGGGACTTTGTCATGGAGCCCGTGTTCTGCGCCTGCTTGATCATGGCTCACCTGTCCCGACTTTGCGAGGAACTGATTCTCTGGGCCAATCCAGCCTTCGGATTCGTGCGGCTGCCCGACGCCTTTGCAACGGGATCGAGCATCATGCCCCAGAAAAAGAACCCGGACGTGGCCGAGTTGATGCGCGGCAAGACCGGGCGGGTCTATGGCGACCTGACGGCCTTGCTGACCCTGGTCAAGGGCCTGCCGCTGACGTACAACCGAGACTTGCAAGAAGATAAAGAGCCGTTTTTTGATGCGGACACGACCGTGTCGTCCTCGTTGCGATTGATGGCCGCGATGATGGCCGAAATGGAGTTCGTCCCCGAACGGATGCTGGCCCTGCTGCGCAAGGGCTTTCTCAATGCCACGGAACTGGCCGATTATCTGGTGGCCAAGGGCTTGGCCTTTCGCGATGCCCACCATGCCGTGGGGCGGGCCGTGGCCTTTGCCGAGGAGCGGAGGCAGGGTTTGGAAGATTTGTCTCTGGAAGCGTTGCGGTCTTTTTCTCCGCTGATCGAGGAAGACGTCTTCGAGGTGCTGGATTATCACCAAGCCGTGGCTCGGCGCTGCGCGCCGGGGGGCACGGGCGAGGGTCCGGTACGCCGACAAATCGCCGATCTCCGAGCGTGGCTGGAGACCGTGCGCCCATCGGCGTGGCCGGTCCGCTGAGATGTTTTGGGTGCGAATGACGCGAAGACTGTGCGAGAGAAGGTGCACGGAGTGGGTGACGAGGAAATGGCGGAAGCGTATAGGAGTCGAACCTACCGACGACCTCTCGACCGTCCACTGGATTTGAAGTCCAGGCGCCACACCGGTGACGAAACGCTTCCCCGACTCATGCCCAAATGCACGCCTGATGCGTACTGGGCTTGTTCTTGCTGCTTGACGAACAGCGGTGACTTGTATCCATTTCGTCCTTGATCCGCAAGAGCGGGATGAGAAATACCCAAGGTAATTCCGTTTCTGATCCTCGGATATCGAGATCGCTATCGATATGCAAATCGGATTTGAAGTTGGATACTATTGTGCATTATCTCGGTTGTTCCGCGATTTTTTTGATATGACGCTCGATTTCGATCCCGATTTCGATTGTGTTGAAGTGACAAACTGATACCGGAGGAGTCTTCATTGAATAATTTTTCCAAGAACCTGCTGCTCTGGGCTACCATTTCCGTGGTCATGGTGGTTCTGTTCAACATGTTCAGCCACCCGCCGGCGCCGGAGCAAAGGCTGAGCTACAGCGAGTTGTTGACCCGTGTGCGCGCCGGTGAAATCACCGAGGTCAAGGTCCAGGGACAGCGAATCCAGGGCGTCCTGCTCAACGAACAGCGCTTTGTCTCGTTCAACCCCAACGATCCGAACCTGGTGCAGACGCTTCTGGACAACAACGTGCGCGTGGTTGCCGAGCCGGAGGACCAATCGCCGTGGTACTTCACGGTGCTGATCTCCTGGTTCCCGATGCTGCTGTTGATCGGCGTCTGGATATTTTTCATGCGCCAGATGCAGTCCGGCGGAGGGCGGGCCATGTCCTTCGGCCGGTCCCGGGCCAAGATGCTCAGCGAGGAGTCCACCAAGGTCACCTTTGAGGACGTGGCCGGAGTGGACGAGGCCAAGGAAGAGCTGATGGAAGTAGTGGATTTTCTACGCGAGCCCAAAAAATTCACCCGCCTGGGCGGGCGGATTCCCAAGGGCGTCCTGCTGGTGGGTTCGCCGGGAACCGGAAAGACCCTTCTGGCCCGTGCCGTGGCCGGAGAGGCCGGAGTGCCGTTTTTCTCCATTTCCGGCTCGGACTTCGTGGAAATGTTCGTGGGCGTGGGCGCGGCCCGGGTCCGGGATCTTTTCACCCAGGGCAAGAAGAACGCGCCCTGCTTGATCTTCATCGACGAGATCGACGCCGTGGGGCGGCAGCGCGGAGCCGGTCTGGGCGGCGGGCACGATGAACGGGAGCAGACCCTGAACCAGATGCTCGTGGAAATGGACGGCTTTGAATCCAACGAGGGCGTGATCCTGATCGCGGCCACCAACCGGCCCGACGTGCTGGACCCGGCCCTGCTGCGCCCAGGTCGTTTCGACCGTCAGGTGGTGGTGCCGGCGCCTGATTTTCGTGGCCGGGTGCGTATTCTTCAGGTCCATGCCAAGCGCACGCCCCTGGCCAAGGGGGTTGATCTGGAGTCCCTGGCCAAGGGCACTCCGGGCATGTCCGGGGCGGACCTGGAAAACCTGGTCAATGAAGCAGCTCTGCATGCGGCCCGACAGGGCAAGGAACAGCTGGACATGCGGGACTTTGAGGAGGCCAAGGACAAGCTGCTCATGGGCAAGGAGCGGCGGAGCATGATTCTCAGCGACGACGAGAAGAAGACCACGGCCTACCACGAGGCCGGACACGCTCTGGTGGCCCGTCTGCTTCCCGGCACGGACCCGATCCACAAGGTGTCCATCATTCCTCGAGGCATGGCCCTGGGCGTAACCATGCAGCTTCCTGACGACGAACGACACAATTACAGCCGGTCCTATCTGGAAAAAACCCTGGCCGTGCTGCTGGCCGGTCGTGTTGCTGAGGAAATCATCTTCGATCAGTTGACCACCGGAGCGGGCAACGACATCGAGCGAGCCACGAAAATGTCCCGGAAGATGGTTTGCCAGTGGGGCATGAGCGACGCTCTGGGGCCGCTTTCCCTGGGAGAAAACAACGACCATGTCTTTTTGGGCCGGGAGATCGGGCACCAAAAGGATTACAGTGAACAGACCGCCCAGATGATCGACTCGGAGATCAAGGCCTTCGTGTCCAGGGCCCACGCCAAGGCCAAGCAGCTTCTGGAAAAGAACATCGATTCTTTGCACGCCATGGCCAACGCGCTCTTGGAGCGAGAGACCATCACTGGTGATGACATCACGCTGTTGATAAAGGGCGAGTCCTTGCCGCCCATGAGCCTGGTGAGCGCGAAGCCGGTCCGCAAGGACGATGGAGCGTCGCCTGAAACGGCATCTGCCACCGAGCATGACTACGAGAAAGCCGCTGAGGAAAAGGGGGCAGAGCGAGAAAAAACCGAATCCGAGAATTTCGCCAAGCCTTCGGATGAGAAGGACGGCGAAGACGACCCGGATGAATTCGCCTTGGAAGAACCGGACAAGCCCAAGCGGTCTTGACTCGGTCTCGACACTTTCAAATGCGGCCCGTTTCTTCCTGGCGAATCAAGGACGGTGGCTGGATTGATCTTTCCAATCCGGTGATCATGGGGGTGGTGAACTGCACGCCGGACTCGTTTTATGACGGAGGGCGGTACGACGAACCGGGTGCCGCCCTCCGTCATGGTCTGTTGTTGGCCTCTCAGGGGGCGATGATTCTGGACGTGGGCGGAGAATCCACGCGCCCCGGCTCTCGTTCCGTGAGCGTTCAGGAGGAGTTGGAGCGGGTGTTGCCCGTAGTTTGCGGACTGTCGGCGGCCCTGCCGCCGACACCTCCGGACGCCGAACTTTCCGAGGCCTCCGCGGCAATTTCCATCGACACGACCAAGTCCGCGGTGGCGGCCCGGTGCCTTCAGGGTGGGGCGTCCATCGTCAACGACGTTTCCGGTTGTCGGTTCGATCCGGAACTTTTGGACGTCTTGGGCCAGTTCAGGCCCGGCTACGTGCTGATGCACGCCCAAGGCAGGCCGGAGAGTATGCAGGAGGATCCTCGGTACAACGACGTCGTGGACACGGTGCGTCGGTTTTTCGAGCAACGGTTGGACGCCTTGGCGCGTTCCGGGCTGCCGGAAGAGCATGTGGTTCTCGATCCCGGCATCGGCTTCGGCAAGCGGCTGGAACACAATTTGGAATTGCTGCGCAACATTGAGGTGTTTCAGGAGTTGGGGCGTCCGATTCTGGTGGGCATTTCCAACAAGTCTCTTTGGAAAGGGCTTATGGAGCTGGAACTGGAAGAGCGGGGGACGGTCTCCCAGGTGGCAGCGGCCTTGCTCGCCGCTAGAGGAGTGCGGATCCATAGGATGCACGACGTGTCGGCCACGGCGCGGACATTGCGGGTCGAACGGGCCCTGCGCCCCGAGGGGGTCCCGGCATGCTAGATGTCCCCATCAGCGTCCGGGATCTGGTGGACATCGGCCTGGTGACCTTCGCCTTCTACCGCCTGATTTTGCTGATCAAGGGAACGCGGGCCGTTTCGGTGATCTACGGGCTGGTTCTGATCCTGGTGATTTTCTACCTGTCTGACGAGTTTGGCTTGTTCACCCTGAACTGGCTGCTGGCCAATTTTCTTGGCTCGCTCTTTCTGGTGATCATCATTTTCTTTCAGCAGGACATCCGCAAGGCCCTTTCCGAACTGGGGGCCGGAAGCTTGTGGCGGCGGCAAAAGGTTTCGGACCGGCTGGTGAATGAAGTCGTCTTCGCGGCCCTGAACATGGCCAAATCGCGCATCGGGGCCCTGGTCGTCTTTGAGCGTGCTATTCCCCTAGGGGACATCATTGCCCGGGGGGTGGAGGTCAAGGCCGATTTGAGCCGGGAGTTGCTGGTGACCATCTTTTATCCGAACACCCCGCTACACGACGGCGCCGTGGTGGTCCGGGACGGCCGGATCGAGGCCGCGGGCTGCATTTTGCCGTTGTCCTCCGGCGTGGACCACTCCGCGAAACTGGGGACCCGGCACCGGGCTGCCATCGGGGTCAGCGAGGAAACCGATGCCCTGGCCTTGGTGGTTTCTGAGGAGCGGGGCATCATCTCCATCGCCCAGGGCGGCCGATTGACCGAAGATCTGAATGAAGCCCAGCTCAAGGACGTGCTCCGCGAGGTTCTGGAGGATTCATGATACTACGCGCCAATTGGCAATATCTGGCCCTGGCCTTCGCCCTGGCCTTGTTTTCCTGGTATCTCGTTTCCGGGCGGGAGAAAGTGGACGCCTGGATTCAAGTACCCGTGGAAATGGTCAACATGCCGCAAGGGTACGTTGTTCGCCAGGGTATGGTGAACCGGATCGAAGTTCGGGTTCGCGGTCCGCGCCCCATGGTCCGGACCATCGACATGCGCAATGCCTATTACCCTTTGGATCTGGCGAATCTTCAAGCCGGCGTGAACTTGTTTGACTTCGAGACCCGCAACCTGAACCTGTCCCGGGCCATCGAAGTGGTGGAAATCGTTCCCTCCCGAGCCGAACTGATCGTGGATCGGCTGATGACCAAAATTGTTCCCGTGGCCAAGAACGTCGTGGTCGAACTGGATGAAGACTTCGAGTTGCGAGGATATGCGCTGAGACCACCGGAAGTGACGCTTCGTGGGCCCCAGGAGATGGTGGAACCCTTGGACGAGGTGGAAACGCAGCCCGTCAAGGTGGAAGGCGACCGCCCCGGGCAAGTGCAAACGACCGTTGGGTTGGTCTTGCCCGCTGAAGTGGAGGCCAACCCAAGCCGGGTGACTGTACAGCTCGATTACGGCGAGAAACGAACCGAGGTGTCCCTGGATCGAGAAGTGCAGGCCGCGCGGCCCTCGGGCATGGCCATGACCCTGGAACCGGCCTCAGTCCGCCTGACGCTCGCCGTTCCGATTTCCCTGGCCCGCGATCCCGGGTTGGAGAACTGGGTGCGGGTGGTGGCCGCTCCGCTGGGAGAGTTGCCCGTAGGGGAGCATGAGGTGGGGTACCGGGTTGAGTTGCCTTCCGGGGTGCTTTTGACGGAGAGTGAGCCGGAACTGGTGCGGGTAACTCTCGAACTGGAAGAAGTCGACCCTGCCGATAAAGTAAACGCCGGCGAATGATTGAACCAATAAAGCCTGACATACGAGCGACATAACGAGGAATCTAATGCGAAAAGGACTTTTTGGAACGGACGGCATGCGCGGTCAGGTGAACATCTTTCCCATGCTTCCGGAAATCGCCCTGCGGCTTGGGCTGGCCGTTGGTCAAATGATGCGCAACGGTTCGCGGCGACACCGGGTGGTGATCGGCAAGGATACGCGCTTGTCGGGGTACGTGTTCGAAACGGCTTTGACTTCCGGATTTTGCGCGGCGGGTATGGATGTCTATCTGGTCGGTCCCATGCCCACCCCGGCTATTTCCTTTCTGACCCGCAACATGCGCGCCGACGTCGGAGTGGTCATTTCCGCCTCGCACAATCCGTTCATGGACAACGGGATCAAGCTGTTCGACAATCTCGGATTCAAGCTGGCCGACGCCATGGAGGACAGGATTTCGGAACTGATCCTTTCTCCGGACACGGACTGGGAGTATCCGCAGCCAGAAAACGTCGGCAAGGCCAGCCGGATTCTGGATAGCCTGGGGCGGTATCTGGTATTTTTGAAGAACACCATCCCTTCGACCATGACTTTTGACGGGGTCAAGGTGGTCTTGGACTGCGCCAACGGCGCGACGTACAAGGTCGCCCCCTTGCTGTTCGAAGAACTGGGGGCCAAGGTGGAGGAAATCGGCACGGAGCCCGACGGGTTGAACATCAACCGCAAATGCGGTTCCCTCTATCCGGAACTCGTGGCGCATCGCGTGCTGGAATCCGGAGCGGACATCGGTCTGGCCCTGGACGGCGACGGAGACCGGCTGATCGTAACTGACGAGCAGGGAACCGTGCTGGACGGCGACCAGATCATGGCCATCTGCGTCCAGGATATGATGCAAAACGGCACGTTACCCGGCAATACCCTGGTGGCTACGGTGATGAGCAACATGTCTCTGGAATTGTTCATGCGGGACCACGGCGGCAGGCTGTTGCGCACCCCGGTGGGCGACCGCTACGTGGTGGAGGCCATGCGCCGGGAAGGGGCGGTGTTCGGCGGCGAGCAGTCCGGCCACTTGATTTTTCTGAACCATTGCACCACTGGGGACGGTATCCTGGCGGCCTTGCAACTGATGCGCATCATGCAGGAAAAGGGCAAGCCGCTGTCCGAACTGGCGGGGCAATTGAAGCCGTTTCCCCAGGTGCTGGTCAATGTTCATGTGGAGCGCAAGATCCCCTTCGAACAATCCCCGGAAGTGGCCAAGGCCGTGGCCATGGCCGAGGAAAAGCTCGGGATCAGGGGGCGCGTGCTGTTGCGCTATTCCGGGACCGAGCCGGTGGCCCGGGTCATGGTGGAAGGCGAAGATTCCGTCCTGGTTCAACGGCTTGCCGATGAACTGGTGGACGTCTTGCAAACGCATTTGCGATAGACTGTTTTTCCGAATGGGTATAGGCTTGAACCGATTGTCGGAGGCAAAGCTTCACGCGGCTTCCAGTCCTGAAGATCCATTTCCAAGGGTGCCAAAAGCTCCTTGAATGCCATCAAATTTAGATTATATCTTGTCTTGTTTTGTCGCATCAATGCCGAGCGTGCCCGCCAGTGTCAGCCCGTGCACTAGTAGCGTGTTCGTCGACATTGATCCAAACGTAAGGAGATTGCTCCGATGCAGATTAGAAAAGTCGTCATTCCCGTGGCTGGTTGGGGTACCAGATCGTTGCCAGCAACCAAGAACATCCCCAAGGAAATGCTTCCGGTGTTCAAGAAGCCGGCCGTGCAGCACATCGTCGAGGAAGCCATGTATTCCGGATTGACGGACGTGGTTTTCGTCAACAATTCCAACAAGAAGATCATCGAAGACCACTTCGACTACAACTGGGCGTTGGAAGATTTATTGCAACGCACCGGGAAGACGGCGCTTTTGGAAGAGGTCCGGGCCGTGGCCGAAATGGTGAACATCATTTCCGTGCGCCAGAAGAAGCAATTGGGGCTGGGGCACGCCGTGCTCTGCGCCAAAGAGGTCATCAAGCAGGAACCCTTCGCCCTGATGCTCGGGGACGACCTGATGTTCGGGATGGAGCCGGGCATCAAGCAGTTGATGGATGTGGCGCTTTCAGAAAACATGTCCGTTGTCGGCGTGATCGAGGTCGGCGCGGACAAGGTCAGCAGCTACGGCATCATCCATGGCGAGGAGTTCGCGCCGGGAATCTACCGGGTTCGCTCCATGGTGGAGAAGCCGGCTCCGGCCCAGGCGCCTTCCCGGATGGCGGTGGTCGGGCGCTACGTGCTCATGCCGGAAATTTTCGACTATCTGGAAGGGGCCGAGCCGGGACATGGCGGGGAAATTCAGATCACGGACGCGCTGCTGAAGCTGGCCCAGAAGAATCGCCTTCTGGCGGTGAAAATGCGTGGGATGCGGTTCGATGTGGGCGATTGGAGCGACTACCTCACGGCCAACATCTATTTTGCTT
Proteins encoded:
- the cdaA gene encoding diadenylate cyclase CdaA, with protein sequence MLDVPISVRDLVDIGLVTFAFYRLILLIKGTRAVSVIYGLVLILVIFYLSDEFGLFTLNWLLANFLGSLFLVIIIFFQQDIRKALSELGAGSLWRRQKVSDRLVNEVVFAALNMAKSRIGALVVFERAIPLGDIIARGVEVKADLSRELLVTIFYPNTPLHDGAVVVRDGRIEAAGCILPLSSGVDHSAKLGTRHRAAIGVSEETDALALVVSEERGIISIAQGGRLTEDLNEAQLKDVLREVLEDS
- a CDS encoding YbbR-like domain-containing protein — its product is MILRANWQYLALAFALALFSWYLVSGREKVDAWIQVPVEMVNMPQGYVVRQGMVNRIEVRVRGPRPMVRTIDMRNAYYPLDLANLQAGVNLFDFETRNLNLSRAIEVVEIVPSRAELIVDRLMTKIVPVAKNVVVELDEDFELRGYALRPPEVTLRGPQEMVEPLDEVETQPVKVEGDRPGQVQTTVGLVLPAEVEANPSRVTVQLDYGEKRTEVSLDREVQAARPSGMAMTLEPASVRLTLAVPISLARDPGLENWVRVVAAPLGELPVGEHEVGYRVELPSGVLLTESEPELVRVTLELEEVDPADKVNAGE
- the glmM gene encoding phosphoglucosamine mutase, giving the protein MRKGLFGTDGMRGQVNIFPMLPEIALRLGLAVGQMMRNGSRRHRVVIGKDTRLSGYVFETALTSGFCAAGMDVYLVGPMPTPAISFLTRNMRADVGVVISASHNPFMDNGIKLFDNLGFKLADAMEDRISELILSPDTDWEYPQPENVGKASRILDSLGRYLVFLKNTIPSTMTFDGVKVVLDCANGATYKVAPLLFEELGAKVEEIGTEPDGLNINRKCGSLYPELVAHRVLESGADIGLALDGDGDRLIVTDEQGTVLDGDQIMAICVQDMMQNGTLPGNTLVATVMSNMSLELFMRDHGGRLLRTPVGDRYVVEAMRREGAVFGGEQSGHLIFLNHCTTGDGILAALQLMRIMQEKGKPLSELAGQLKPFPQVLVNVHVERKIPFEQSPEVAKAVAMAEEKLGIRGRVLLRYSGTEPVARVMVEGEDSVLVQRLADELVDVLQTHLR
- the galU gene encoding UTP--glucose-1-phosphate uridylyltransferase GalU, which codes for MQIRKVVIPVAGWGTRSLPATKNIPKEMLPVFKKPAVQHIVEEAMYSGLTDVVFVNNSNKKIIEDHFDYNWALEDLLQRTGKTALLEEVRAVAEMVNIISVRQKKQLGLGHAVLCAKEVIKQEPFALMLGDDLMFGMEPGIKQLMDVALSENMSVVGVIEVGADKVSSYGIIHGEEFAPGIYRVRSMVEKPAPAQAPSRMAVVGRYVLMPEIFDYLEGAEPGHGGEIQITDALLKLAQKNRLLAVKMRGMRFDVGDWSDYLTANIYFALQDESLRDELVGKLKNLLPFNC